One stretch of Rhizobium rhizoryzae DNA includes these proteins:
- a CDS encoding Flp family type IVb pilin: MLTESGLYWILRCLRHTEGATAVEYGLIAGIIGGALILGIGAFSDNLSAMFTTINDLIKV, encoded by the coding sequence GTGTTGACGGAGAGTGGATTGTACTGGATTCTAAGATGTCTCCGTCACACAGAAGGCGCAACAGCCGTCGAATATGGGCTTATTGCCGGTATCATCGGAGGAGCGCTCATTCTTGGGATCGGCGCCTTTTCAGACAATCTCAGCGCAATGTTTACAACCATCAATGATCTCATCAAAGTTTGA